From one Kiritimatiellia bacterium genomic stretch:
- a CDS encoding glycosyltransferase family 4 protein: MEQNATANAGVAFLGNYLPRKCGIATFTTDLCEAVAAAAPGTECFAVAMNDRTEGYAYPPRVRFEVEAARREQYDLAADCINVSQADVVCVQHEYGIFGGRAGAHLLPMLRQLRMPIVTTLHTVLTRPSPEEREVLNELGALSDRLIVMSPRAEQYLKEIYRVPANRIRLIHHGIPDVPFVDPNYYKDEMDAAGRHVLLTFGLMSPGKGIEYMIQALPAVVARHPEVLYIVLGATHPHVRRDQGERYRMQLEQRVRELGLEPHVRFVNRFVSLQELCEYLGAADVYITPYLNEAQITSGTLAYALGAGKAVVSTPYWYAQDMLAEERGRLVPFRDSAAVAETLNDLLTNETARHAMRKRAYAFGRSMIWPAVAAQYLQVFEEVRSERSRLPRPVTTGRAPKTRFGTLPELDPKHLLALTDSVGIFQHAKFTVPDPSHGYSTDDQARALAVAVRGSVIQPTVADWEFLTSRYLSFLLFAFDTETSRFGNFMTYQRQWTKPVATDDVHARALWGLAHVVAYSPNEGHRGLAMQLLEQAVPPTTSFTSPRAWANTILAIQLYLQRYGGASTFRRERHDLAARLLDLYEKNAADDWPWPEHRLTYANARIPHALIEAGQWLPNSRMCEWGLRSLDWLDRVQTAEPGHFVPVGTNGWFERGREKARFDQQPIEAYTMLDACFAAYRMTRDDRWLRSAQKAFDWFLGRNDLQASLHDYHSGGCFDGLHPDRVNRNQGAESTVVWQLSVILMNDLHELLNLKPKPDRGPETSS, translated from the coding sequence ATGGAGCAAAACGCGACAGCCAACGCCGGCGTGGCGTTCCTGGGCAATTACCTGCCGCGGAAGTGCGGGATTGCGACGTTCACGACGGACCTGTGCGAGGCCGTGGCGGCGGCGGCGCCCGGGACCGAGTGCTTCGCGGTCGCCATGAACGACCGGACCGAGGGCTACGCCTATCCCCCTCGGGTGCGCTTCGAGGTCGAGGCGGCCCGGCGGGAACAGTACGACCTGGCCGCGGACTGCATCAACGTCAGCCAGGCCGACGTGGTCTGCGTGCAGCACGAGTACGGCATCTTCGGCGGCCGGGCGGGGGCGCACCTGCTGCCCATGCTGCGGCAGCTGCGCATGCCGATCGTCACGACGCTCCACACGGTGCTGACCCGGCCCTCGCCCGAGGAGCGCGAGGTGCTGAACGAGTTGGGCGCGCTTTCCGACCGGCTGATCGTCATGAGCCCGCGGGCCGAGCAGTACCTGAAGGAAATCTACCGCGTACCGGCAAACCGGATCCGGCTGATCCACCACGGCATCCCGGACGTGCCGTTCGTCGATCCCAACTACTACAAGGACGAGATGGACGCCGCGGGGCGCCACGTGCTGCTGACCTTCGGGCTGATGTCGCCCGGCAAGGGGATCGAGTACATGATCCAGGCGCTCCCGGCGGTCGTGGCCCGCCACCCGGAGGTCCTCTACATCGTGCTCGGCGCAACGCACCCGCACGTGAGGAGGGACCAGGGGGAGCGCTACCGGATGCAGCTCGAACAGCGCGTGCGCGAGCTGGGGCTCGAGCCGCACGTCCGGTTCGTGAACCGTTTCGTCTCGCTGCAGGAGCTGTGCGAATACCTGGGCGCGGCGGACGTCTACATCACGCCGTACCTGAACGAGGCGCAGATCACCTCCGGCACGCTGGCGTATGCCCTGGGCGCGGGCAAGGCGGTGGTCTCGACCCCCTACTGGTACGCGCAGGACATGCTGGCGGAGGAGCGCGGGCGCCTGGTGCCCTTCCGGGATTCCGCCGCCGTCGCGGAGACGCTGAACGACCTGCTCACCAACGAGACGGCGCGCCACGCCATGCGCAAGCGCGCCTACGCCTTCGGCCGCTCCATGATCTGGCCGGCCGTCGCCGCGCAGTACCTGCAGGTCTTCGAGGAGGTCCGCTCGGAACGCAGCCGCCTGCCGCGGCCCGTCACCACCGGCCGGGCGCCCAAGACCCGCTTCGGCACCCTGCCCGAGCTGGACCCGAAGCACCTGCTGGCCCTGACGGACTCCGTGGGCATCTTCCAGCACGCCAAGTTCACGGTGCCCGACCCGAGCCACGGCTACAGCACGGACGACCAGGCCCGGGCGCTGGCCGTGGCCGTGCGCGGGTCGGTGATCCAGCCCACGGTGGCGGACTGGGAATTCCTGACCTCGCGCTACCTTTCGTTCCTCCTGTTCGCCTTCGACACGGAGACCAGCCGCTTCGGCAACTTCATGACCTACCAGCGGCAATGGACCAAGCCGGTGGCGACCGACGACGTGCACGCGCGGGCGCTGTGGGGGCTGGCGCACGTGGTGGCCTACTCGCCCAACGAGGGGCATCGGGGCCTGGCGATGCAGTTGCTCGAGCAGGCCGTCCCGCCGACCACGTCCTTCACCTCGCCGCGCGCCTGGGCGAACACGATCCTGGCGATCCAACTGTACCTCCAGCGATACGGCGGCGCCTCGACCTTCCGCCGCGAACGGCACGACCTGGCCGCCAGGCTCCTGGACTTGTACGAGAAGAACGCCGCGGACGACTGGCCCTGGCCGGAGCACCGGCTCACGTATGCCAATGCCCGGATCCCCCACGCGCTCATCGAGGCGGGGCAGTGGCTGCCGAACTCCCGGATGTGCGAATGGGGCCTGCGCTCGCTGGACTGGCTGGACCGGGTCCAGACCGCCGAGCCGGGGCATTTCGTGCCGGTCGGCACGAACGGGTGGTTCGAACGCGGCCGCGAGAAGGCCCGTTTTGACCAGCAGCCCATCGAGGCGTACACGATGCTCGACGCGTGCTTCGCGGCCTATCGCATGACGCGCGACGACCGCTGGCTGCGCTCCGCGCAGAAGGCCTTCGACTGGTTCCTCGGGCGCAACGATCTGCAGGCCTCGCTCCACGACTACCACAGCGGCGGCTGCTTCGACGGCCTGCACCCGGACCGCGTCAACCGCAACCAGGGCGCCGAATCCACCGTGGTCTGGCAGTTGAGCGTGATCCTCATGAACGACCTGCACGAGCTCCTCAACCTGAAGCCCAAGCCCGACCGCGGGCCGGAGACCTCCTCATGA
- a CDS encoding V-type ATP synthase subunit B gives MHKIYHRIDKIAGNVITVEATNVSYRELAQVTSRQGTSLAQVIRLDGDRVSLQVFTGSRGIATDAEVRFLGHPMQTAFSEALLGRVFTGSGTPRDKGPPIAENMINIGGPSVNPAKRIIPRHMVRTGIPMIDVFNTLVESQKLPVFSVAGEPYNPLLARIALQAEVDIIILGGMGLKHDDYLFFRDYLEEHGALARAVLFVHTAADPTVECLMVPDISLAVAEQFALQNKRVLVLLTDMTNFADSLKEIAITMEQIPSNRGYPGDLYSQLAARYEKAVDFDTAGSITVLAVTTMPGDDVTHPVPDNTGYITEGQFYLRNGRIEPFGSLSRLKQLVNNKTREDHRTIMNTMIQLYAGYKETLEKQAMGFRMSNWDRKLLKYGERFEKELMDLSVNIPLEEALDLGWRILADCFEPAETGIPSKFIEKFWPKTAKTQEAVETATK, from the coding sequence ATGCATAAGATCTACCACCGGATCGACAAGATCGCCGGCAACGTCATCACCGTCGAGGCCACCAACGTCAGCTACCGCGAGCTGGCGCAGGTCACGTCGCGGCAGGGCACCTCGCTCGCGCAGGTGATCCGGCTGGACGGCGACCGCGTGTCGCTCCAGGTCTTCACCGGCAGCCGCGGCATCGCCACGGACGCCGAGGTGCGGTTCCTGGGCCACCCGATGCAGACGGCCTTCTCCGAGGCGCTGCTCGGCCGCGTGTTCACGGGCAGCGGCACGCCCCGGGACAAGGGGCCGCCGATCGCGGAGAACATGATCAATATCGGCGGGCCGTCCGTGAACCCGGCCAAGCGCATCATCCCGCGGCACATGGTCCGCACGGGCATCCCGATGATCGACGTGTTCAACACGCTGGTCGAGTCGCAGAAGCTGCCCGTGTTCTCCGTCGCCGGCGAGCCGTATAACCCGCTGCTCGCGCGGATCGCGCTGCAGGCCGAGGTGGACATCATCATCCTCGGCGGCATGGGCCTGAAGCACGACGACTACCTGTTTTTCCGGGACTACCTGGAGGAGCACGGCGCGCTCGCGCGGGCCGTGCTGTTCGTCCACACGGCCGCCGACCCGACGGTGGAATGCCTCATGGTGCCGGACATCAGCCTCGCCGTGGCCGAGCAGTTCGCCCTGCAGAACAAGCGCGTCCTGGTGCTGCTGACGGACATGACCAACTTCGCGGACTCGCTCAAGGAGATCGCGATCACGATGGAGCAGATCCCCTCGAACCGCGGCTACCCGGGCGACCTCTACAGCCAGCTCGCGGCGCGCTACGAGAAGGCCGTGGACTTCGACACCGCCGGCTCGATCACCGTGCTGGCCGTCACCACGATGCCCGGCGACGACGTGACGCACCCGGTGCCGGACAACACGGGCTACATCACCGAGGGCCAGTTCTACCTCCGCAACGGGCGCATCGAGCCGTTCGGCTCGTTGAGCCGCCTGAAGCAGCTCGTCAACAACAAGACCCGCGAGGACCACCGGACGATCATGAACACCATGATCCAGCTCTACGCGGGCTACAAGGAGACCCTCGAGAAGCAGGCCATGGGCTTCCGGATGAGCAACTGGGACCGCAAGCTGCTGAAGTACGGCGAGCGGTTCGAGAAGGAGCTGATGGACTTGAGCGTCAACATCCCGCTCGAAGAGGCGCTCGACCTTGGCTGGCGCATCCTGGCCGACTGCTTCGAACCGGCGGAAACCGGGATCCCGTCCAAGTTCATCGAGAAATTCTGGCCGAAGACGGCGAAGACGCAGGAAGCGGTCGAGACCGCGACGAAATAG
- a CDS encoding V-type ATP synthase subunit D encodes MPRIKHTKNELKAQRDALKRFERYLPTLQLKKQQLQMEVRRLEGQIEQKKAEEEKLRGSLKTWVRLFADPFPFGQHLKVAEVRASEGNIAGIAIPVLEDVRFDRKVPDLFLTPSWVDDGMDTLDQLLRLSIERRILDEQHRRLAEELRVTSQRVNLFEKVKIPECGENIRVIRIFLGDEQTADVVRGKIAKGRTVETT; translated from the coding sequence GTGCCGAGAATCAAACATACCAAGAATGAGCTGAAGGCCCAGCGCGACGCGCTGAAGCGCTTCGAGCGCTATCTGCCGACGCTGCAGCTGAAGAAGCAGCAACTGCAGATGGAGGTGCGCCGGCTCGAGGGGCAGATCGAGCAGAAGAAGGCCGAGGAAGAGAAGCTCCGGGGAAGCCTGAAGACGTGGGTCCGCCTGTTCGCGGACCCGTTCCCGTTCGGCCAGCACCTGAAAGTCGCGGAGGTCCGGGCCAGCGAGGGGAACATCGCCGGCATCGCCATCCCCGTGCTCGAGGACGTGCGCTTCGATCGGAAAGTGCCCGACCTGTTCCTGACGCCCTCGTGGGTGGACGACGGGATGGACACGCTCGATCAACTGCTCCGGTTGAGCATCGAACGGCGCATCCTCGACGAGCAGCACCGGCGGCTGGCCGAGGAACTGCGCGTGACCTCGCAGCGCGTGAACCTGTTTGAAAAGGTGAAGATCCCGGAGTGCGGCGAGAATATCCGCGTGATCCGGATCTTCCTGGGTGACGAGCAGACCGCCGACGTCGTGCGCGGGAAGATCGCGAAGGGGCGCACGGTGGAGACAACATAG
- a CDS encoding V-type ATP synthase subunit K (produces ATP from ADP in the presence of a proton gradient across the membrane; the K subunit is a nonenzymatic component which binds the dimeric form by interacting with the G and E subunits) gives MTPELMIGWGKFGAAAALAFGAMGSALGAGAAGPAAVGAWKKCFAQGKAAPFILVTFIGAPLSQTIYGMILMNSIAEAVQTTPTNFPMMIAVGIFGGIAIGMSAWYQGVIGAAAADAQAETGKGFGNYLMGLGIAETVALLVMVFSMMAIK, from the coding sequence ATGACACCTGAACTGATGATCGGCTGGGGCAAATTCGGGGCGGCGGCGGCGCTGGCGTTCGGCGCCATGGGCTCGGCGCTCGGCGCGGGCGCGGCGGGTCCGGCTGCGGTCGGCGCGTGGAAGAAGTGTTTTGCGCAGGGCAAGGCCGCGCCGTTCATCCTGGTGACCTTCATCGGGGCGCCGCTGTCGCAGACGATCTACGGCATGATCCTGATGAACAGCATCGCGGAGGCGGTGCAAACCACCCCGACGAACTTTCCCATGATGATCGCCGTGGGCATCTTCGGCGGCATCGCGATCGGGATGTCCGCCTGGTACCAGGGCGTCATCGGCGCCGCGGCCGCGGACGCGCAGGCCGAGACCGGCAAGGGCTTCGGCAACTACCTGATGGGCCTGGGCATCGCGGAAACCGTCGCCCTGCTCGTCATGGTCTTCAGCATGATGGCCATCAAGTAA
- a CDS encoding TrkA C-terminal domain-containing protein: protein MGFAGGPQLDVKDYVALLQLQNGYAVSEMKVEPSDWLAGQDLQGAALTREGVLVLGIQKPDGSFIGAPRGDNRIEVDDILVLYAPIRRLQELDQRRAGPPGEEAHEEAVEEHREEQAEEAAGGQAVPP, encoded by the coding sequence ATGGGCTTCGCCGGTGGACCCCAGCTGGACGTCAAGGACTACGTGGCGCTGCTCCAGCTTCAGAACGGCTATGCCGTCTCCGAAATGAAGGTCGAACCGAGCGACTGGCTGGCGGGCCAGGATCTGCAGGGCGCCGCGTTGACCCGGGAGGGCGTGTTGGTCCTGGGCATCCAGAAGCCGGACGGCTCCTTCATCGGTGCCCCGCGCGGTGACAACCGCATCGAGGTGGACGACATCCTGGTCCTGTACGCGCCGATTCGCCGGCTGCAGGAACTGGACCAGCGCCGCGCCGGCCCTCCCGGCGAAGAGGCCCACGAGGAGGCCGTGGAAGAGCATCGCGAGGAGCAGGCCGAGGAAGCCGCCGGCGGTCAGGCCGTCCCGCCGTAG
- a CDS encoding V-type ATP synthase subunit A, which produces MSENIGKVVGVNGNLLTVEFDQPVTQNEVGFATLGDLKLKSEVIRIRGRRAELQVFEDTTGLKVGDPVEFTGDLLAVELGPGLLTQIYDGLQNPLPALAEKCGFFLQRGTYLQSLDRQRKWAFTPSAKKGDTVQAGDKLGSVPEGIFEHRIMVPFGVRGKCTVDEVAGAGEYRVEDVVAKMRNERGDVLEVRMMQRWPVKFPIRAYAERLRPVDPLITKVRIVDTFFPVARGGTYCIPGPFGAGKTVLQQITSRYADVDVVIIAACGERAGEVVETLREFPELTDPRTGKSLMERTLIICNTSSMPVAAREASVYTAVTIAEYYRQMGLHVLLLADSTSRWAQALREVSGRLEEIPGEEAFPAYLESVIAAFYERGGLVKLRDGGVGSVTIGGTVSPAGGNFEEPVTQSTLKVVGAFHGLSRERSDARRYPAIHPLESWSKYPSVVSDEDVREARHILRQGNEVGQMMKVVGEEGTSLDDFTLYLKGEFVDAVYLQQDAYHAVDAATSSARQQYVFERLVKILRTKMAFDDKDGARKFFQQLTQATKDWNRAPMPGDGKKADPEGEKQFKDLEARIGKMIEEVADYA; this is translated from the coding sequence ATGAGCGAGAACATCGGAAAAGTCGTCGGGGTGAACGGCAACCTGCTGACCGTCGAGTTCGACCAGCCGGTCACACAGAACGAGGTGGGCTTCGCCACGCTCGGCGACCTGAAGCTCAAGAGCGAGGTCATCCGCATCCGCGGCCGGCGCGCGGAGCTGCAGGTCTTCGAGGACACCACGGGGCTCAAAGTCGGCGATCCGGTCGAGTTCACCGGCGACCTGCTCGCGGTCGAACTCGGGCCGGGCCTGCTGACCCAGATTTACGACGGCCTCCAGAACCCGTTGCCGGCGCTGGCCGAGAAGTGCGGGTTCTTCCTCCAGCGCGGCACCTATTTGCAGTCGCTCGACCGCCAGCGGAAATGGGCGTTCACTCCGTCGGCGAAGAAGGGCGACACGGTGCAGGCCGGCGACAAGCTCGGCAGCGTGCCGGAGGGCATCTTCGAGCACCGGATCATGGTCCCGTTCGGCGTGCGAGGGAAATGCACGGTGGACGAGGTCGCCGGCGCGGGCGAGTACCGCGTCGAGGACGTCGTGGCGAAGATGAGAAACGAGCGCGGCGACGTGCTCGAGGTCCGGATGATGCAGCGCTGGCCGGTGAAGTTCCCGATCCGTGCCTACGCCGAGCGGCTCCGTCCCGTCGATCCGCTGATCACCAAGGTCCGCATCGTGGACACGTTCTTCCCGGTCGCGCGGGGCGGGACGTACTGCATCCCCGGCCCCTTCGGCGCGGGCAAGACGGTGCTCCAGCAGATCACCAGCCGCTACGCGGACGTGGACGTCGTGATCATCGCGGCGTGCGGCGAGCGCGCGGGCGAGGTGGTGGAGACCCTGCGCGAGTTCCCGGAGCTCACCGATCCGCGCACGGGGAAGAGCCTGATGGAGCGTACGCTGATCATCTGCAACACCAGCTCGATGCCGGTCGCCGCGCGCGAGGCGTCGGTGTACACCGCCGTGACGATCGCGGAGTACTACCGGCAGATGGGCCTGCACGTCCTGCTCCTGGCCGACTCGACCAGCCGGTGGGCGCAGGCGCTGCGCGAGGTCTCCGGCCGCCTGGAGGAGATCCCGGGCGAGGAGGCCTTCCCGGCCTACCTCGAATCGGTCATCGCGGCCTTCTACGAGCGCGGCGGGCTGGTGAAGCTGCGCGACGGCGGGGTGGGCTCGGTGACGATCGGCGGCACGGTCAGCCCGGCCGGCGGCAACTTCGAGGAGCCGGTGACGCAGAGCACGCTGAAGGTCGTGGGCGCGTTCCACGGCCTCTCGCGCGAGCGGTCCGACGCGCGGCGCTATCCCGCGATCCATCCCCTGGAAAGCTGGAGCAAGTACCCGAGCGTGGTGTCCGACGAGGACGTGCGCGAGGCGCGACATATCCTGCGCCAGGGCAACGAGGTCGGGCAGATGATGAAGGTCGTCGGCGAGGAGGGCACCTCGCTGGACGATTTCACGCTCTACCTGAAGGGCGAGTTCGTGGACGCCGTGTACCTCCAACAGGACGCCTACCACGCCGTGGACGCGGCGACGTCGTCCGCGCGCCAGCAGTACGTGTTCGAGCGGCTGGTGAAGATCCTGCGGACGAAGATGGCCTTCGACGATAAGGACGGCGCCCGGAAGTTCTTCCAGCAGCTGACCCAGGCGACGAAGGACTGGAACCGCGCGCCGATGCCCGGCGACGGAAAGAAGGCGGACCCGGAAGGCGAGAAGCAGTTCAAGGACCTGGAGGCCCGCATCGGCAAGATGATCGAGGAGGTCGCGGACTATGCATAA
- a CDS encoding glycosidase: MHEHPEYDALIRRHPENPLLTARDWPYPVNAVFNAGAVRLQDTGETLLLVRVEDRRGLSHLCAARSPDGVGSWRMDPDPTLWPDREKRPEDLWGIEDPRLTWVAELERYAVVYTSFSAGGPGVSLATTRDFRAFEHYGMILPPDDKDAALFPRRFGGHWAMIHRPVSAGTGHIWISFSPDLRHWGSHKILLRAREGAWWDARKIGLSPPPIETPEGWLVIYHGVRQTAAGCLYRIGLAMLDLVDPVKVLYRGDEWVFGPREDYERIGDVEDVVFPCGTVLDPDGDTLRIYYGGADTCVNLATASVKQLVAWLKAHHYGGTA, translated from the coding sequence ATGCACGAACATCCCGAGTACGACGCGCTGATCCGGCGGCACCCGGAGAACCCGCTGCTGACCGCCCGCGACTGGCCGTACCCGGTCAACGCCGTCTTCAACGCCGGCGCCGTGCGCCTGCAGGATACGGGCGAGACCCTGCTGCTCGTCCGGGTCGAGGACCGGCGCGGCCTCTCCCACCTGTGCGCGGCCCGCTCGCCCGACGGGGTCGGCTCGTGGCGCATGGACCCGGATCCGACGCTCTGGCCGGACCGCGAGAAACGGCCGGAGGACCTCTGGGGCATCGAGGATCCCCGCCTGACTTGGGTCGCCGAACTGGAGCGGTACGCGGTCGTCTACACGTCCTTCTCCGCCGGCGGACCCGGCGTGTCGCTGGCGACCACCCGGGACTTCCGGGCCTTCGAGCATTACGGCATGATCCTGCCGCCCGACGACAAGGACGCGGCGCTTTTCCCCCGGCGGTTCGGCGGCCACTGGGCGATGATCCACCGGCCCGTCTCCGCCGGCACGGGTCATATCTGGATATCCTTTTCACCCGACCTGCGGCACTGGGGCAGCCACAAGATCCTGCTGCGCGCCCGCGAGGGGGCGTGGTGGGACGCGCGCAAGATCGGCCTCTCGCCGCCGCCCATCGAGACCCCCGAGGGCTGGCTCGTGATCTACCACGGCGTGCGGCAGACGGCGGCCGGCTGCCTCTACCGGATCGGCCTGGCCATGCTGGACCTTGTCGATCCCGTCAAGGTGCTGTACCGCGGCGACGAGTGGGTCTTCGGCCCCCGGGAGGACTACGAGCGCATCGGGGACGTGGAAGACGTGGTCTTCCCCTGCGGCACGGTTTTGGACCCGGACGGCGACACGCTGCGGATCTACTACGGCGGGGCCGACACCTGCGTCAACCTGGCCACCGCCAGCGTCAAGCAACTGGTCGCGTGGCTGAAGGCCCACCACTACGGCGGGACGGCCTGA